One window of the Oncorhynchus gorbuscha isolate QuinsamMale2020 ecotype Even-year linkage group LG17, OgorEven_v1.0, whole genome shotgun sequence genome contains the following:
- the LOC124001916 gene encoding glucosamine-6-phosphate isomerase 2, which translates to MRLVILEDYDLASEWAAKYIRNRIIQFKPSADRYFTLGLPTGSTPFGCYKKLIEFHKNGDLSFKYVKTFNMDEYVGLPRAHPESYHSYMWNNFFKHIDIDPANASILDGNITDLEAECEAFEKKITQAGGIDLFVGGIGPDGHIAFNEPGSSLVSRTRVKTLAKDTIVANARFFGNDLSKVPTMALTVGVGTVMDAREVMILITGAHKAFALYKAIEEGVNHMWTVSAFQQHPRTIFVCDEDATLELRVKTVKYFKGLMHVHNRLVDPVLSIKDQ; encoded by the exons ATGAGACTGGTGATCCTGGAGGACTATGACCTGGCCAGTGAATGGGCAGCCAAATACATCCGCAACAGAATCATCCAGTTCAAGCCCAGTGCTGACAGATACTTCACTTTAGGATTACCCACAG GAAGCACTCCGTTTGGCTGTTACAAAAAGTTGATCGAGTTTCACAAGAATGGGGACCTCTCTTTCAAATATGTGAAGACCTTCAACATGGATGAGTATGTGG GCCTGCCCCGGGCCCACCCAGAGAGCTACCACTCCTACATGTGGAACAACTTCTTCAAGCACATTGACATCGATCCAGCTAATGCCAGTATCCTGGATGGCAATATCACTGACCTGGAAGCAGAGTGTGAGGCCTTTGAGAAGAAGATCACCCAGGCTGGGGGAATCGACTTGTTTGTGGGAG GTATTGGACCAGACGGCCACATTGCCTTCAATGAGCCAGGCTCCAGTCTAGTCTCCAGGACCAGAGTGAAGACTTTAGCAAAGGACACCATTGTAGCCAATGCCCGTTTCTTTGGCAACGACCTGTCAAAGGTCCCCACCATGGCCTTGACTGTGGGTGTGGGGACAGTCATGGATGCCCGAGAG GTTATGATTCTTATCACTGGAGCCCACAAAGCCTTTGCCCTGTACAAAGCAATAGAGGAGGGGGTCAACCACATGTGGACCGTCTCAGCCTTCCAGCAGCACCCACGTACCATCTTTGTGTGTGACGAGGACGCCACACTGGAGCTCAGAGTCAAAACAGTCAAGTACTTCAAAG GTTTGATGCATGTTCACAACCGACTGGTGGACCCAGTACTCAGCATAAAGGACCAATAA